The following proteins are co-located in the Pomacea canaliculata isolate SZHN2017 linkage group LG8, ASM307304v1, whole genome shotgun sequence genome:
- the LOC112569766 gene encoding ribosomal oxygenase 1-like, whose amino-acid sequence MKRMSAFAVFASKSSAEKKGKPSASPALSIEDGVKIKRAESTPTMGKRKKLLKALRNSVRGSGHKSRPQTPKEKDSVSLTLASSMQGKQVLKPPVDYQRKPKIPVRQTSTLIQPKKVISHDAVVGSARKSMSPVIKKVSTAEERGNMSLPGLLKTTAEANSEKIVKAVKSPKVPTQNANGLSKSPKGDNLSLSGKRRKSPGGKSYCHVTDDVSISKKMRVTRDFESSLEIVGRPKSQKSSGLAQALEGGDAAKPKIKRRSSGSSYLDMEKVPNNEGDTRNFPTSKEQPACRPKRMPNVFDSNAEATRMFECLIHPVTPDRFFRELWEKKPLLVKRHTPDYNSAWFSTKELDRILRQENIHFGVNLDITSYRDDKRETHNPDGRAYAPVVWDFYQRGCSVRLLNPQTYSRNVWKILSVLQDYFNCSVGANVYLTPPGTQGFAPHYDDIEAFVIQLEGKKHWKLYNPRSDAETLPRFSSGNFSQNEMANPILNVVLEAGDLLYFPRGTIHQASASEDEHSLHITFSCYQRNTWGDLLEQLVPQAVQLAIEENVEFRRGLPRDYNRYMGIAHSEKDSADRKQFIKTVEELVKSIVKHLPVDAACDQLSKASLISALPPAISEQEKACSVHGAGEYWSTQEGQVRGVVELEPDTEIRLIRGNILRIVSEEDEVRIYHSLENSRTREDTPRYIVISSESAPAVECLIDAYPEYITIDSLPLASVTDKVEIATTLYDKGMLMTSHPLPTTYDEGDNDSEEEFEEDGIFS is encoded by the exons ATGAAGCGCATGTCCGCATTTGCTGTCTTTGCGAGCAAATCAAGCGCCGAGAAGAAG GGTAAACCTTCTGCAAGTCCAGCACTTTCCATTGAGGATGGTGTTAAAATAAAGCGAGCTGAAAGCACACCCACAATGGGCAAGCGAAAGAAACTATTG AAGGCATTGCGAAACAGCGTACGAGGCTCAGGACATAAGTCTCGGCCTCAAACACCTAAAGAAAAAGACTCTGTGTCCTTGACACTTGCCAGCAGCATGCAAG gGAAACAAGTCTTAAAGCCTCCGGTAGATTATCAGCGGAAACCTAAAATTCCTGTCCGACAAACATCTACACTTATTCAGCCCAAGAAAGTTATTTCTCATGATGCTGTTGTTGGATCAGCAAGAAAATCCATGAGCCCTGTCATTAAAAAGGTATCAACTGCAGAAGAGAGAGGCAATATGAGTTTACCTGGTCTGTTAAAAACTACtgcagaagctaattcagaaaAGATTGTCAAGGCAGTAAAAAGTCCTAAAGTCCCTACGCAGAATGCTAATGGTCTTAGCAAGAGTCCTAAGGGAGACAATCTTTCATTGTCTGGTAAAAGAAGGAAGTCACCTGGAGGAAAATcttattgtcacgtgacagatgatGTCTCCATTAGCAAAAAAATGAGAGTGACTAGAGATTTTGAAAGTTCATTAGAAATTGTTGGGAGACCTAAGAGCCAGAAAAGTTCTGGACTTGCACAGGCATTGGAAGGTGGAGATGCAGCGAAGCCCAAGATTAAGAGAAGATCATCAGGGTCCAGTTACCTGGATATGGAAAAAGTACCAAACAATGAG GGTGATACAAGAAATTTTCCAACATCAAAAGAACAGCCTGCGTGTCGGCCAAAGAGGATGCCAAATGTGTTTGACAGCAATGCTGAGGCAACCCGAATGTTTGAGTGCCTGATTCACCCAGTAACACCGGACAGATTTTTCAG GGAACTGTGGGAAAAGAAACCATTGTTAGTAAAACGCCACACGCCAGACTACAACAGCGCATGGTTCAGTACAAAAGAGTTAGATCGAATTCTTCGACAG GAAAACATCCATTTTGGAGTAAATTTAGATATTACATCCTATAGAGATGACAAACGAGAAACTCACAATCCAGATGGAAGAGCCTATGCTCCTGTTGTGTGGGACTTCTATCAG AGAGGATGTTCTGTTCGACTTTTGAACCCACAAACCTACAGCCGCAATGTCTGGAAAATCTTATCAGTTCTTCAGGACTACTTTAACTGCAGTGTTGGAGCAAATGT CTATCTTACTCCTCCTGGAACTCAAGGCTTTGCTCCTCACTATGATGATATTGAAGCTTTTGTGATACAGCTAGAGGGGAAAAAGCACTGGAAACTATACAACCCCAG ATCTGATGCAGAAACCTTGCCAAGATTTTCAAGtg GAAACTTTTCCCAGAATGAAATGGCTAATCCCATACTGAACGTGGTCCTAGAGGCTGGAGACCTTCTGTACTTCCCCAGAGGCACCATCCACCAG GCATCAGCCAGTGAAGATGAGCACTCTCTGCACATCACGTTCTCTTGTTATCAGCGCAACACCTGGGGAGACCTGCTTGAACAG TTGGTGCCCCAGGCTGTACAGCTAGCTATTGAAGAGAATGTGGAATTTAGAAGAGGTCTTCCAAGAGATTACAATCGCTATATGGGCATTGCACACAGTGAAAAG gATAGTGCAGATAGAAAGCAGTTTATCAAGACAGTGGAGGAGCTTGTGAAGTCCATCGTGAAGCATCTTCCTGTGGATGCAGCATGTGACCAGCTGAGCAAGGCTTCCTTGATCAGTGCTCTGCCACCAGCAATTTCAGAGC AAGAGAAAGCTTGCAGTGTACATGGTGCAGGGGAGTACTGGAGTACACAGGAAGGACAGGTGAGAGGGGTGGTGGAGCTGGAGCCTGACACAGAGATTCGCCTCATCCGCGGCAACATCCTCAG AATTGTATCTGAGGAGGATGAAGTCCGAATTTATCATAGTTTGGAGAACAGCCGAACTCGTGAAGATACCCCACGATACATTGTCATATCATCAGAG AGTGCACCTGCAGTAGAGTGCCTAATTGATGCATACCCAGAATACATCACCATTGATAGTCTGCCATTGGCCTCAGTAACAGACAAG GTAGAGATTGCCACAACTCTGTATGACAAGGGCATGTTGATGACCTCCCATCCTCTGCCTACCACATATGATGAAGGAGATAATGATTCTGAAGAAGAGTTTGAAGAGGATGGAATTTTTTCATGA